The Gorilla gorilla gorilla isolate KB3781 chromosome 23, NHGRI_mGorGor1-v2.1_pri, whole genome shotgun sequence genomic interval AGCCCCCCTCACACCCACACCCTCACCCGGCTCCATCCCTGTCTTCTCTGCACCTCATCCCTGTCTCTGCCCTGGGGCTGCCTCCCTGCCAGACTTGGACAACAGGCCCTGAGAGCTGGCTCTGCTTGGTTCCCTGCTGTTTTGCTGTTGATTTCCAGTGCCCAAAGagacccagcacacagtaggtgccacGCAGGTGTCAGCCTTGAGGATTGCTAGTTACTGCCTTCCTCACTGGAGGAAGTGCCATGGGGGCGCTGAGGTGAGAAAACGCCTTTGAAAAGGTCACACAGGCCAggcaagtggctcacacctgtaatcccagccctttgggaggccgaggcaggcagatcacctgaggtcaggagttcgagaccaacctggccaacatggtgaaaccttgtctctactaaaaatacaaaaagccgggcatggtggcaggtatcagtaatcccagctactcgggaggatgaggcaggagaatcgcttgaacccgggaggtagaggttgcaatgagcccagatccagccactgtactccagcctgagtgaagagcgagactccatctcaaaaaaaaaaaaaaaaaagaaagaaagaaaataaaaaagaaaaggtcgCAAGGAGTCTCTGGGATGATGCCTGTGAATGCCTGGCACCAAGAGGCCTGGCTCACAATAGGTGCTCAACCAATGCTGCTGATCCGTGGATGAGGGCGTCCCCATAATCGTcatgttcaaatcctggctccaccagcTGCTCTCCTGACTGTGCCCCAGTTGGGCATGAGTGTCCTTCACAGAGGTGACACACCAGTCCATTCAGGTCAAGGGCGCAGAGCAGTCCTGGCAGCACACAGTAGGAGATTTATTGGAGCTCTGAGCCTGGCTGTGGTTGGCGGCTTCCCTGCAGGCCTGCCCCACCCGTGTAGCATGGCTGCCGCCCAGACCCGCCCGACGTCCCGCCCAGCCCAGCCGGCAGCAGCAGGGGGCAGGATTTCCCGCTGATCCCGGCGGTCCATCCTCTGCAGCTTAAAAAGAGCCCAGCGGGGCTTAACCCTCCCGCGTCCGGCCGGCCTCCGAAGCCCCCTGTCCCCTGTTCTGTGCGGAACTCCGGCTTTGGCCATCTGCctacttctctgagcttcagtatCCTCATCTGTACAACCGGTTCCCCTCATCTCAGGGTCAAAAATGAGCATTCAGTGAGCACAAGGAGCCTTCAGTCGCCAGGGGCATCCTCCCCCTCCCCGCGGCGGTGCCGTTTATCTGGCCAGGGGAGGTCCACCCGGGAGGAGGTGACTTTGCAGCCTCCAGCCGCTATCGCTTCCTGACTTCATCTTGGGAACAGGCCGTGCTGTGTGCCAGCCCGTGGAGCCCACCGTCTGGGGAGGGGGGCGATTAAAAGGTCCCAACCTCCTCCCCAGGAGACCAAAGAGGTTGGACGGGGCCCCGGGTACTAGGCTGGGTGGGGGTTGGGCGCCTGGGCCAGTCGCAGTTGTCTGGGGGCCCTGGGGCTCTCTGCGTCGAGAACGCTCGAAGACCCGGGATTCCAGGCCCGATCGCGTGGGGAGAccccagctcctccccagcccccGCCGGTTCGGGGAAGGGGCGGCCCCTTTAAGAGCGCGCGGCCCCGCCCGCCCCCTCCGGGCCGGATCCGAATTCCAGGGAGGCGGGGCGGAGACGGCGGCGAGGAGGAGGCCGCGGCGCGGGACGCATAGAGCTGCGGCTCGGGCGGCGCCTCCCTGCGGCGGCCCGGCCCGGCTCCGGCCCCCGCTGGGACTATGCTCCCCGGGGCCGCGGGATGAGCCAGGTGAGCGCGGAGACCCCCAGCACTCCCTGCCTGGTGCGCATGGACGGGGGTGGGGAGGCGGGGCGGGAAGCGGCGTCCTCGGCCTCTGTTCCCcggggctgtgtgaccttgggcggcCCCGCACCCTCTCTGGGCCCAGAGCCCCAGCACCGGCAGGGCCTGCGGAGGCCGCTCTGAGTCCTGGCCCCGCAGGCACCGGCCTGGAGCGCTGgggaggcttcttggaggaggcgGGGCCTGGCCCTGGCTCCGGATCGCCGAGACCGGCCACGCTGCGCCGCCTGGACGCCGGGCTCCTCCACCCACAGCTCTGCGACCTTCACGAGCTCGACCTTTCtgcgcctcagtttcctcatctataaaatggagataatgcctCCGCATGCTGAGCCCTAGCGCGGTCGTGCTGTTACACTATTGCTGCTGCTATGTCGTTGTTAATGACGGCACAGCCCTTATGGAAGGGGGGCCAAGGAAGGCACGGGGACCTTCCCGCAGGACGTGGGGTGGGCACCAGCCCTAAGCCATGCACATAACCCACTCTGAGGTCAGAACCTGGGTTCCTTTCGTGTCCACTGGGGGCCTTAGCCGTTGTCTTCACTTCTCTAGGTCCCAGCCCTTCACAATGGGCGCGCCTCCCTGCCTGAGAGGGAGGCCCCAGCCAAGCCCCAGTTTCCACCCCAAAAAGCCACACAGCAAACACTTAATGGaccctaaatttataaaaattatcccATAGAGTTCTATGAGGCAGGGAATGTTACTGTACCCATTtcgcagatgaggaaacttgggGCACCGACATTTCCCAGAGCCAACATGTAAACCAGGCATttggcctgagtgacagactggTGCAGGTGGCCAGCAACTTAATTTGTACTAAGCGCTTACTGGGTCCCCACAGCGATCCTGAACTGTGTTCCTGCCCACAGTGACTCGGCCGGTCCGGGCATGGCAGACCCAGTGGCGGGCATCGCGGGCTCGGCGGCCAAGAGCGTGCGGCCATTTCGCTCCAGTGAGGCCTACGTGGAGGCCATGAAGGAGGACCTGGCCGAGTGGCTCAATGCCTTGTACGGCCTGGGTCTCCCGGGTGGTGGCGATGGCTTCCTGACAGGGCTGGCCACAGGCACGACCCTGTGCCAACATGCCAACGCCGTGACCGAGGCTGCCCGCGCATTGGCAGCCGCCCGCCCGGCCCGAGGTGTGGCCTTCCAGGCGCACAGTGTAGTGCCTGGCTCCTTCATGGCGCGCGACAACGTGGCCACCTTCATCGGCTGGTGCCGCGTGGAGCTGGGTGTGCCGGAGGTGCTCATGTTTGAGACTGAGGACCTGGTGCTGCGCAAGAATGAGAAGAGCGTGGTGCTGTGCCTGCTGGAGGTGGCGCGGCGTGGGGCACGCCTGGGCCTGCTGGCCCCACGCCTCGTGCAGTTCGAGCAGGAGATTGAGCGGGAGCTGCGTGctgcacccccagcccccaaTGCCCCTGCCGCTGGGGAGGACACCACTGAAACCGCCCCCGCACCAGGGACTCCTGCCCGCGGCCCCCGCATGACACCCAGCGACCTGCGCAACCTCGACGAGCTGGTGAGTCCCCCAGCACCAGGTGCCAGGGACCCGACAGCACAGCCAGTGCCTGCAATCTGTCCCTGAACCTCCCAGGGTCCACCCTGCTATCTGCAGAACAGTCTGCCCTACAAAAAGAGTGCACATGTTAAGCACCAAACCGAGGAATGTATACCTGACCCCAAGGAAATGGGTAGCCCACAGAGAGGGAGGTGCCGGGGAGATGACGCAGCCCAGCCGGGCCTGGGACAGGATGCGGGCTCCTGGCACGATCTTCCCTCACTTTGTGTGCTAACTGTGCCTCAACTGAGCTTGTGCATTCCTTCTTCTGGGGGGCCGCATGATCAGGGCGCCTCCTCTGTGCCCTCCCTGCAGTCAGTCTTAGGCAGATGTACCCACAACCTCATGGAGGCTCGAGGTTGAGCGGGTGCTGTGATGCTCGGTTGAGACGAGGCATGGAAAAACCTGGGcaaggtgcctggcacacagtaggtgccccAGGGGGCTCTGCAGGTCTCCCCACTCCCCAGGCACCCCTGGGAAGCCTAGCTGGGTTGCTGCTGTTGCTGGGAGCAGGGATCCTGTTTGGAATTACAGGATTCGTTCTACTCTAAGCATAGGAGGTGCTGGGCCCTGCCCCCAAGTCTCTCCTCTCCCAGGATCTGGGTGGCCCCTGCCACCCCTGAGGGCTGGACCAAGAGTTTCCTTCTTATCGGAAGGTCAGGACTACAGTGTGCCTGCCTGGGAGGCGGATAGCGGATGGCAGTGGGCAGAGCCTGGGGCCCCACCCCCTGTCCTGGACCAGGGTCACTCAAGGCCCCACCTGCTTATTTCCTCTGGCGGCACCACTGCCGCTGTGGGCGGGGGGGCGGGGAGGTGGGCCGGGCTGCCCACATAGCCAGCTTGGCAGCGCTCTGGCTCTGGTTGGGGGCTGTATGTGGTGCATGCTCACCCGGCCAGTGGTCTGTGTGTCCGACGTGTCTGTGGTACGCCTCCACATCAGTGCCCACCCACGGGCATGGGGCCCCCTGCACCTGTGTCCTGTAGCCTGCCTGGCCTTCCTGTGGGCCTCAGCCTTCTTGTCTGAGAAGTGGGTGAAGCGGGAGTGAGGACGGGCTCTGGGGCTTCCCCAGGTCTAGGGGCTGTGGGATGTTCGTCACTGGGTCTCAGACCACGGCCTGACCACAGTCCCATCATCTCATCCTGGGCAGCTCCCTGGGCCTAGAAAGCCAGGAAAGGGTAGCTGGTGAAAGGTCATgtgtgggccgggtgtggtggctcacacctgtaatccagcaatttgggaggccgaggcgggtggatcacctgaggtcaggagttcgagaccagcctgaccaacatggagaaaccccatctctactaaaaatacaaaattagccaggagtggtggtgcatgcctgtaatcccagccactcgggaggcggaggcaggagaatcgcttgaacctggaaggcggaggttgcggtgagctgagatcgtgctattgcactccagcctgggcaacaagagcaaaactccatctcaaaaaaaaaaaaaaaaaaaagaaaagaaaagaaaagaaaagaaaggtcacGTGTGGAAGCTGTACCCCATCTGGGGCAACAGTGCCTCCATCCACTTCCCCGGAAAGCCTGACTTCCTCCTGACCCTGGAATGGCTGACATTAAGCCCCAGAAGGAGGACTTGACCTCTGACCCCTACCCTCTCTCTCTGGCCTCAGGTGAGGGAGATTCTGGGCCGCTGCACCTGCCCTGACCAGTTCCCCATGATCAAGGTCTCGGAGGGGAAGTACCGTGTGGGGGACTCGAGCCTGCTCATCTTTGTGCGGGTAAGGGCCTGGGGCCGCCCCAGCGGGCAGCAGCCAAGGTGGTGGGCTGCCGGGCGCCCGGGGCACAGCCGTGACCTGCCCACACCTGCAGGTGCTGAGGAGCCACGTGATGGTGCGAGTGGGTGGTGGCTGGGACACGCTGGAGCATTACCTGGACAAGCACGACCCGTGCCGCTGCTCCTCCACTGGTCAGTGccggggtggggctggggctggacggGCAGGGGACTTGCTTCTGTGGCTCTGTCCCTCACATGCTGCCTGTCCTCTCTCCCCGCAGCTCATCGCCCACCCCAGCCGAGGGTCTGCACCTTTTCTCCACAGAGGGTGTCGCCCACCCCCAGTCCCCGCCCTGCTAGCCCAGTCCCCGGGAGTGAGCGCCGGGGCTCCCGGCCTGAGATGACTCCCGTTAGCTTGCGAAGCACAAAGGAGGGGCTCGAGACCCCACCCAGGTGAGATGCAGGAGGACGAGGAGTGAGGGGTCCAGAGGGTGGGGGGGCGTCAGCCCTGGCCTGCATGATGGGTTGCCTGTGCGCCAGAGTGACTCACACCCTGGGAAAAGTTCCCGTGGGTGGGGGCGGGCCTGGCTTCCCATCTCCATGGCAACCCAACCAAACCAACAACACAGCTGGGGCGGGCCCTGTGGCTGGGCGGCAGCCAGTCCAGCTCTTGCTTCCTCTGGCCCGTCCTGGGAAGGGGGGTGTCTAGAGCCCAGGAAACTTCTTCTTCCGTGGCTTTTGGGGCCCTGGGCCGCTGGAGGAAGCTGCTCACTTCTCCCTGGAAGTCCCCAGGACAGACCGATGCCCCTGACAGCCCCATCCACCAGCCACATACCCTGCTGTTCCTCTCCCTGCCTGTTCTGCATGCCAGTCCTTCCGTGGTACCCCATCTGTCTCTATTAtccccctgccccaggccccGGGATCAGCTGCCCCCCCATCCCCGCTCCCGCCACTACTCCGGGGACAGTGACTCCTCAGCCTCCTCCGCCCAGAGCGGCCCCCTTGGTGCCCGCAGTGATGACACAAGCACTGGCCCCCGGAGGGAGCGACCCAGCCGGCGGCTGACCACAGGCACCCCGGCCTCTCCGAGACGGCCTCCTGCCCTGCGCAGCCAGTCCCGAGACCGGCTGGATCGCGGCCGGCCCCGGGGGGCCCCAGGAGGCAGGGGAGCCCAGCTGTcggtccccagccctgcccggCGGGCCCGGAGCCAGAGCCGCGAGGAGCAGGCTGTGCTGCTTGTGCGCAGGGATCGAGACGGGCAGCACTCATGGGTGCCAAGGGGCAGGGGCATTGGGGGCTCGGGCAGGAGCACCCCCCAGACTCCCCGTGCCCGCAGCCCTGCAGCACCCCGGCTTTCCCGGGTCTCCAGCCCCAGTCCAGAGTTGGGCACCACACCGGCCAGCATCTTCCGCACACCCCTGCAGCTCGACccgcagcaggagcagcagctgtTCCGGCGCCTGGAAGAGGAGTTCCTGGCCAATGCCCGGGCCCTCGAGGCTGTTGCTAGCGTGACCCCCACTGGACCAGCCCCTGACCCAGCTCGGGCCCCCGACCCTCCAGCTCCTGACTCTGCCTATTGTTCCTCCAGTTCCTCCTCTTCGTCCCTCAGCGTCCTGGGTGGCAAATGTGGCCAACCTGGGGACTCTGGCCGGACGGCCAATGGGCTGCCTGGGCCCCGAAGCCAAGCCCTTTCCAGCTCCTCCGATGAAGGCAGCCCCTGCCCTGGCATGGGGGGGCCACTAGATGCACCTGGGAGCCCACTGGCTGGCCCTGAACCCTCGAGGACCTGGGCACGGGGTCGGATGGACACACAGCCAGACCGTAAACCCTCACGTATCCCCACGCCTCGGGGCCCCCGCCGCCCCTCCGGACCCGCAGAGCTGGGGACATGGCATGCCCTGCACTCAGTCACCCCGAGGGCTGAGCCAGATTCCTGGATGTGATGGACCAGCTCAGCTGTCCCCAGACCCCatcccttctccttttcctttgtgGCCTTAACCCTTCTGCATCAGGGAGCcccctctgcctcttgagtaccAGACCTCATGGGACCAGACCCCTTGGGACCACATGGCACAATGGGACCTCTGTTGTACATTCCGGTTGGGGGATGAGCGTTGCTATTTAATTACTAATATTATTGAATGCCTTAGAGGAGGCCGGGCGAGCCCGGTGTTCTGAAGACCTGTGGCCCAGCAGAGCCTCTGACAGTAAAGTTTTGCTCCAGCCACCTGTCTGTTTCTTGGGGACTCCACCTTGGGGCCATTCAGACCCTTTCGAGGACCCTGGAGTTAACCACCTGGAGGCCAAGCCTGGCAACTTTGACCTCTAGGCTTAAGGCGTTATCCCGCCCAGCCCAGAAATCCCAGGTGCACtcaaattattttcccttttattatCCCGCGGTAGGTGTGGCATAAAGAATATGTCCAGTGAAGCTCCAGGAGCAGGCTGCGTGTTTCCAGTCAAATTCATAGCCAAGTCCTTTCCATCCAATGGGATTGTGACCCATTGAGGTCCCAGAAAGGACTGGTCATCTCCAATGGAGCTTGGGACCTGGTTGGGTCCAATGAGGTTCAAAAAGGGGCCAGTCGCTTAGGAGACTGGGTTGGAGCTTTCCTCATCCAATCAGGGCGGAGACTGCCCTGTCCAGTCCCAGTGAAGTTGGGCGATCCCGTCCAATCCAGGTCCCTGACTGTCCCAGTCACAAGGTGGGGCCCATGGATGGCATTGTCCGATCGGGTCACATGAGGCTGCAGCGCGCGGGATGCAGCGCCCCCTGCAGGCGCAGGGCCGGGTGTGCAGGGCGCGCGCGCACCAGAGCGCAGCGCAGCAGCTCGCGGAAGAGACGCAGCACGTGCCAGTTGTACTTGGCGGAGCACTCGAGGTAGCCGCAGCGCCAGCCCCTGCGCACTAGGGCGGCCAGCGCGCGCCGCGGTCCGAAGCGCAGCCGCTGCCTGTCCCGCTTGTTGCCTACCACGAGGATGGGGGCTTCGGGCGCGCCCGCCGGCCTGGGGGCCGAATGGAGATGAGAGACGCGGGGACCCCACGGCCGGAGAATTCCCCTAGTGGGTATACACACGCAGGCGCATTCCCTTCCTACGGCCAGAGACAccgcccccctcccccccgcCCCAACGAAACCCCAGGCCCATGTGGGCCAAAGAGCACATACAGCTTAAGACCTTCCCACGGGCGAAGGCCTAAGACCCGGCCCACGACGTTGGGAGACCCTACACACTCTCCTCAGGCAAAGGCCCTGCCAGACCTGTCCTAGCTCCCCACCGCCAGAACTGCCGGGCCCCTACCTGGTCTCCGCGATGCGCTGCCGCAGGGCCT includes:
- the GAS2L1 gene encoding GAS2-like protein 1 produces the protein MADPVAGIAGSAAKSVRPFRSSEAYVEAMKEDLAEWLNALYGLGLPGGGDGFLTGLATGTTLCQHANAVTEAARALAAARPARGVAFQAHSVVPGSFMARDNVATFIGWCRVELGVPEVLMFETEDLVLRKNEKSVVLCLLEVARRGARLGLLAPRLVQFEQEIERELRAAPPAPNAPAAGEDTTETAPAPGTPARGPRMTPSDLRNLDELVREILGRCTCPDQFPMIKVSEGKYRVGDSSLLIFVRVLRSHVMVRVGGGWDTLEHYLDKHDPCRCSSTAHRPPQPRVCTFSPQRVSPTPSPRPASPVPGSERRGSRPEMTPVSLRSTKEGLETPPRPRDQLPPHPRSRHYSGDSDSSASSAQSGPLGARSDDTSTGPRRERPSRRLTTGTPASPRRPPALRSQSRDRLDRGRPRGAPGGRGAQLSVPSPARRARSQSREEQAVLLVRRDRDGQHSWVPRGRGIGGSGRSTPQTPRARSPAAPRLSRVSSPSPELGTTPASIFRTPLQLDPQQEQQLFRRLEEEFLANARALEAVASVTPTGPAPDPARAPDPPAPDSAYCSSSSSSSSLSVLGGKCGQPGDSGRTANGLPGPRSQALSSSSDEGSPCPGMGGPLDAPGSPLAGPEPSRTWARGRMDTQPDRKPSRIPTPRGPRRPSGPAELGTWHALHSVTPRAEPDSWM